From the genome of Schaalia dentiphila ATCC 17982, one region includes:
- a CDS encoding acyltransferase, with product MIEPSADVAPSAIVAPSARVWHLAQVRENARIGEETIVGRGAYIGEGVRVGARCKIQNYALVYEPASLADGVFVGPAAVFTNDHAPRAINADGSLKSASDWDRVGVTVERGAAIGARAVCVAPVRIGEWASVGAGAVVTRDVAPYALVVGVPARRVGWVGEAGLPLEASDDAGNEAGERTWVCPASGRRYAERDGALSPEEVQASSPNDAETPHQTSEDQQ from the coding sequence GTGATCGAGCCCAGCGCCGACGTCGCCCCCAGCGCGATCGTCGCTCCCAGCGCGCGCGTCTGGCACCTCGCCCAGGTGCGCGAGAACGCGCGCATTGGGGAGGAGACGATCGTTGGACGTGGAGCCTACATCGGCGAAGGCGTGAGAGTCGGTGCGCGCTGCAAGATCCAGAACTACGCGCTCGTCTACGAGCCCGCATCCCTGGCTGACGGAGTGTTTGTCGGCCCCGCGGCCGTCTTCACGAATGATCACGCTCCTCGCGCGATCAACGCCGACGGCAGCCTGAAGAGCGCGAGCGATTGGGACCGCGTCGGCGTCACCGTCGAGCGCGGCGCCGCCATCGGCGCACGCGCCGTGTGCGTGGCCCCCGTGCGCATCGGGGAGTGGGCGTCGGTCGGTGCGGGCGCGGTCGTTACCCGTGACGTGGCCCCCTACGCGCTCGTCGTCGGCGTCCCCGCGCGCCGCGTCGGGTGGGTCGGCGAGGCCGGGCTGCCCCTTGAGGCTTCCGATGACGCCGGGAACGAGGCCGGGGAGCGCACGTGGGTGTGTCCGGCCTCGGGCCGCCGCTACGCCGAGCGAGACGGTGCCCTGTCGCCCGAGGAGGTCCAGGCCTCGTCCCCGAATGACGCCGAGACGCCTCACCAAACCAGCGAGGACCAGCAGTGA
- a CDS encoding glycosyltransferase family 2 protein — translation MHIGSDTWVVIPAFNEASVIGGVVAGVRTFFPRVLVVDDASSDNTAAIARAAGAYTARHPLNLGQGAALQTGFDAALARGAQYVVTFDADGQHDPAEAAAMVERAHREDLAFVLGSRFLSGSPSSAGRVKRAMLRLGALVARLRTGLDLTDTHNGLRVIRADALAHVHLTHARMAHASQIVSQLAACGLPGAEHPVTISYTDYSQAKGQPLLNSVNIVVDLALGGR, via the coding sequence ATGCACATCGGCTCCGACACGTGGGTGGTGATCCCAGCGTTCAACGAGGCGTCCGTCATCGGGGGCGTCGTCGCGGGAGTCCGCACCTTTTTTCCACGTGTCCTCGTCGTCGATGACGCCTCAAGTGACAACACTGCTGCCATCGCTCGCGCCGCTGGAGCCTACACCGCGAGACACCCGCTCAATCTAGGGCAGGGCGCTGCCCTCCAAACCGGCTTCGATGCAGCCCTCGCCCGCGGGGCGCAATACGTGGTTACTTTCGATGCCGACGGCCAGCACGACCCCGCCGAGGCGGCAGCCATGGTCGAGCGGGCACACCGGGAGGACCTCGCGTTCGTCCTCGGATCTCGTTTCCTGTCGGGGTCTCCGTCGTCGGCGGGTAGGGTCAAACGCGCCATGCTGCGCCTCGGAGCTTTGGTGGCCCGGCTGCGCACGGGCTTGGATCTCACTGACACGCACAACGGGCTACGTGTTATCCGCGCCGATGCCCTCGCCCACGTGCATCTCACCCACGCACGCATGGCCCACGCCTCGCAGATCGTCTCCCAGCTGGCCGCCTGTGGCCTGCCCGGCGCCGAGCACCCGGTGACGATTTCCTACACGGACTATTCGCAGGCGAAGGGCCAACCTCTGCTCAACTCCGTCAACATCGTCGTCGACCTCGCGTTGGGGGGACGATGA
- a CDS encoding DUF2304 domain-containing protein, with the protein MSAYLAIRILLLLALALTAWWLVRPVSSASSLAMRRIGIGAVVAAAIVAILVPSVANTAARAIGVERGVNLIVYGLVIALIAQMVTGYRREARAEERMAALARSLALAHVLPPNDPGDASTETSSSHADTSGVERAANGPSSPTNTPDNDMVTNDE; encoded by the coding sequence ATGAGCGCATACCTCGCCATCCGCATCCTCCTGCTCCTCGCCCTCGCGCTCACCGCGTGGTGGCTGGTGCGCCCGGTGTCCTCGGCCTCGTCCCTCGCGATGCGCCGCATCGGCATCGGAGCGGTCGTCGCCGCGGCTATCGTGGCCATCCTCGTGCCCTCCGTGGCCAACACGGCCGCCCGCGCGATCGGCGTTGAGCGTGGCGTCAACCTGATCGTCTACGGCCTCGTCATCGCGTTGATCGCGCAGATGGTGACCGGCTATCGGCGCGAGGCCCGCGCTGAGGAACGCATGGCCGCGCTGGCCCGGTCCCTTGCCCTCGCGCACGTCCTCCCGCCCAACGATCCGGGGGACGCGAGCACCGAGACGAGCAGCTCACACGCCGATACGAGCGGAGTGGAACGCGCCGCTAACGGCCCTTCTTCCCCGACAAACACGCCAGATAACGATATGGTTACGAATGATGAGTAA
- a CDS encoding LCP family protein — protein MMSNVNLRPIQHSAVNFGRFGFLRGALAVLLAGVLFVVSSAGFVYAKLSTQFANRVVNIDAYASDEQNKATPDSFEGRAVNILVVGTDSRNGASGELGAGDTDDVPGLRNDSTMVIHVSADRSRVQIVSIPRDTLVDIPACKHRDGTTSEPTTDDMFNNAMVYGADGGDEPEDIGPGIACVRSTVEKLSGMSIDAFMVVDFAGFVNMIDSLGGVWFNIPERIDDDSAQLYIDAGCWKLSGTHALAYMRSRKGQGDGSDISRIGRQQQLISAMLRELQDKNYVTDPGSLINFLQAAISSVNVSPNLGNASSDASLLINVLQNIDRSNIQFVTMPVEEPSWDPNRRIASEPMAHNVWNALKNDQALPVGTTYTDGNGAQLVVPDPTATTAPSTQAPTTDPSSEETTTDNTAQSASVANNAANEEAAKQTAATCPPKNQ, from the coding sequence ATGATGAGTAACGTGAATCTGAGACCGATCCAGCACTCGGCCGTCAACTTCGGACGCTTCGGCTTCCTGCGTGGCGCACTCGCCGTGCTCCTGGCCGGCGTCCTGTTCGTCGTGTCCTCTGCAGGCTTCGTCTACGCCAAGCTGAGCACTCAGTTCGCCAACCGCGTCGTCAACATCGACGCCTACGCGAGCGACGAACAGAATAAGGCCACCCCTGATTCGTTCGAAGGACGCGCCGTCAACATCCTCGTGGTCGGCACCGACTCGCGTAACGGCGCCAGCGGCGAGCTGGGCGCGGGCGACACAGATGACGTTCCTGGCCTGCGTAACGACTCGACGATGGTGATTCACGTCAGCGCCGACCGCTCCCGCGTGCAGATCGTCTCCATCCCCCGCGACACCCTCGTGGACATCCCGGCGTGTAAGCACCGCGATGGCACCACCAGCGAGCCCACCACGGACGACATGTTCAACAACGCGATGGTCTACGGCGCGGACGGTGGCGACGAACCGGAAGACATCGGCCCCGGTATCGCATGCGTGCGATCGACCGTCGAAAAGCTCTCCGGCATGTCCATCGACGCCTTCATGGTCGTTGATTTCGCGGGCTTTGTTAACATGATCGACTCCCTGGGTGGCGTCTGGTTCAACATCCCCGAGCGCATCGACGATGACTCGGCCCAGCTCTACATCGACGCGGGTTGCTGGAAGCTCTCAGGCACGCACGCGCTGGCCTACATGCGCTCGCGTAAGGGCCAGGGCGACGGCTCAGACATTTCCCGTATCGGCCGCCAGCAGCAGCTGATTTCCGCGATGCTACGCGAGCTGCAGGACAAGAACTACGTGACGGATCCCGGCTCGCTCATCAACTTCCTGCAGGCTGCGATTTCCTCCGTGAACGTGTCCCCCAACCTGGGCAACGCCAGCTCGGACGCATCCCTGCTCATCAACGTCCTGCAGAACATCGATCGCTCCAACATTCAGTTCGTGACGATGCCGGTCGAGGAGCCCTCCTGGGATCCGAACCGCCGCATCGCATCTGAGCCGATGGCCCACAACGTGTGGAACGCCCTGAAGAACGACCAAGCCCTGCCCGTGGGCACGACCTACACGGACGGCAACGGCGCACAGCTTGTCGTTCCCGATCCGACCGCAACGACGGCTCCTTCGACGCAGGCGCCGACCACCGACCCCAGCTCGGAGGAGACCACCACGGATAACACCGCACAGTCCGCCTCCGTCGCGAATAACGCAGCGAACGAGGAAGCCGCCAAGCAGACAGCCGCCACCTGCCCGCCGAAGAACCAATGA
- a CDS encoding LCP family protein, with product MSNPPSFTPDPKRRRPGSDDAHVIGEEVRGGAPTPPPEALAPQMWRISDDEAAAARPLMPRTLDQPQRDSQSIFPRRTPAQQPPSFQPASAANPPSYAPGSGRSSGSGTYAPSGIGPRQVTINRSQSAPAPAPAPAAPAAPATKPRRRKRRHPILKTLCLFLVLVLAWGGFLMWDANTNMGRVSALSGAADTPGTTYLLAGSDSRADGAVQDGFNESERADSIMLVNVAPNGQKVALSIPRDTYAEIPGVGWDKINASYAYGGPQLLVETVEKLTGLTIDHFVQIGMGAVPDMVDAVGGVELCYDSDADDQYSGLKWSAGCHTVDGTTALQFSRMRYQDPEGDIGRTKRQRQVISKVISSAASPSTLVNPAKTLRVERAGSKSFTIDEDSSVVTVASLVWALRGASSNQMMGVPPIASLNFTTNAGASAVLLRDTTADDFFAKLRAGSLTTSDLNQVDSV from the coding sequence ATGAGCAATCCTCCTTCGTTTACGCCTGACCCGAAGCGACGCCGCCCCGGATCCGACGACGCTCACGTCATCGGTGAGGAGGTGCGCGGTGGCGCGCCCACTCCCCCGCCGGAGGCTCTGGCCCCGCAGATGTGGAGAATCTCGGACGACGAGGCCGCGGCGGCCCGCCCGCTGATGCCCCGCACCCTGGATCAGCCGCAGAGGGACTCTCAGTCGATTTTCCCGCGCCGTACCCCAGCCCAGCAGCCGCCGTCGTTCCAGCCGGCCTCGGCGGCCAACCCGCCGTCCTACGCGCCGGGTTCCGGCCGCTCGTCCGGCTCAGGCACGTACGCGCCGTCGGGCATCGGGCCCCGACAGGTGACGATCAATCGCTCCCAGAGTGCACCCGCGCCGGCCCCCGCGCCGGCCGCTCCCGCGGCCCCGGCTACAAAGCCGAGGCGACGCAAGCGCCGCCATCCGATTCTCAAGACCCTGTGCCTGTTCCTGGTCCTCGTCCTCGCGTGGGGCGGATTCCTCATGTGGGACGCCAACACCAACATGGGACGCGTGAGCGCCCTGTCGGGGGCCGCCGACACTCCGGGCACAACCTACCTGCTGGCGGGTTCCGACTCGCGCGCCGACGGTGCCGTCCAGGACGGCTTCAACGAATCCGAACGCGCCGACTCGATCATGCTCGTCAACGTCGCTCCAAACGGGCAGAAGGTCGCGCTGTCAATTCCGCGTGACACCTACGCGGAGATCCCGGGCGTCGGCTGGGATAAGATCAACGCCTCCTACGCTTACGGCGGCCCGCAGCTGCTCGTGGAGACCGTCGAAAAGCTGACGGGACTCACCATCGATCACTTCGTCCAGATCGGCATGGGTGCGGTGCCGGACATGGTGGACGCCGTCGGCGGCGTCGAGCTGTGCTACGACAGCGACGCGGACGACCAGTACTCCGGCCTGAAGTGGAGCGCCGGCTGCCACACGGTGGACGGCACGACCGCCCTGCAGTTCTCGCGCATGCGCTACCAGGACCCTGAGGGCGACATCGGCCGCACGAAGCGTCAGCGCCAGGTGATTTCGAAGGTCATTTCCTCGGCGGCCTCGCCCTCGACCCTCGTTAATCCCGCGAAGACCCTGCGCGTGGAGCGCGCCGGTTCGAAGTCCTTCACAATTGACGAGGATTCCTCTGTTGTGACGGTCGCGTCGCTCGTGTGGGCACTGCGCGGTGCCTCGTCGAATCAGATGATGGGCGTCCCCCCGATCGCGTCGCTGAACTTCACGACGAACGCCGGAGCCTCCGCTGTCCTGCTGCGCGATACGACCGCAGACGACTTCTTCGCCAAACTCCGTGCGGGCAGCCTTACGACCTCGGACCTCAACCAGGTCGACAGCGTGTAG
- the galE gene encoding UDP-glucose 4-epimerase GalE, translating to MSILVCGGAGYIGAHVVRLLRQRGDRVVVVDDLSTSNAARIGDTPLVRLDVATDEARSVLSNLMMDEDVTAVIHFSARKQVGESVARPTWYYQQNIGGMANVLAAMEDAGVDQMIFSSSAAVYGIPTAEVVTEDMAGHPINPYGETKLIGEWMMADCERAWDLKWIGLRYFNVAGAGWPDLADPAIMNLIPMVLDRIERGESAKIFGTDYDTPDGTCVRDYIHVLDLAEAHIAALDVLAEGRQPDHHTYNVGTGLGTSVREIIDGLRRVIGWDFPVDELDRRAGDPPKLIGDPLSIGVDLGWKANNGLDEILTSAWEGWQAGPRPITVPGS from the coding sequence ATGAGCATTCTCGTTTGTGGCGGCGCCGGCTACATCGGCGCACACGTTGTCCGCCTCCTGCGTCAGCGCGGGGATCGCGTCGTCGTCGTCGACGACCTGTCCACCTCCAACGCGGCCAGGATCGGGGATACGCCCCTGGTTCGCCTCGATGTCGCTACCGATGAAGCCCGTTCCGTTCTCTCCAACCTCATGATGGACGAGGACGTCACGGCCGTCATCCACTTCTCCGCACGCAAGCAGGTCGGCGAGTCCGTCGCACGCCCCACCTGGTACTACCAGCAGAACATCGGTGGCATGGCCAACGTGCTGGCCGCCATGGAGGACGCGGGCGTCGACCAGATGATCTTCTCCTCCTCGGCCGCCGTCTATGGCATCCCCACCGCAGAGGTTGTCACCGAAGACATGGCCGGACACCCCATCAACCCCTACGGCGAAACCAAGCTGATCGGCGAGTGGATGATGGCCGACTGCGAGCGTGCCTGGGACCTGAAGTGGATCGGCCTGCGCTACTTCAACGTCGCGGGCGCCGGCTGGCCCGACCTGGCCGACCCGGCGATCATGAACCTGATCCCCATGGTCCTTGACCGCATTGAGCGCGGCGAGAGCGCCAAAATCTTCGGCACCGACTACGACACCCCGGACGGCACCTGCGTGCGCGACTACATCCACGTCCTGGACCTGGCCGAGGCCCACATCGCCGCCCTGGATGTGCTCGCCGAGGGCCGCCAGCCTGACCACCACACCTACAACGTGGGCACCGGCCTGGGTACCTCCGTGCGCGAGATCATCGACGGTCTGCGCCGCGTCATCGGCTGGGACTTCCCAGTCGATGAGCTGGACCGCCGCGCGGGCGACCCGCCCAAGCTGATCGGCGATCCGCTGTCCATCGGCGTGGACCTGGGCTGGAAGGCCAACAACGGCCTCGACGAGATCCTCACCTCCGCCTGGGAGGGCTGGCAGGCGGGGCCGCGCCCGATCACCGTTCCCGGCTCCTGA
- the purE gene encoding 5-(carboxyamino)imidazole ribonucleotide mutase, whose protein sequence is MTTELDIQLTVTGDNPLVGVVMGSDSDWPTMEAAVGALAEFGIACEVGVVSAHRMPEDMVAYGRSASARGLRVIIAGAGGAAHLPGMLAALTELPVIGVPVPLKHLDGVDSLHSIVQMPAGVPVATVSIAGARNAGLLAARILGAGEGERAGSLRASMRDFQKDLRDVASAKGAALAQRVSQAR, encoded by the coding sequence ATGACCACCGAGCTCGACATCCAGCTGACCGTCACCGGCGACAACCCTCTCGTCGGCGTCGTCATGGGCTCCGACTCTGACTGGCCCACGATGGAAGCGGCCGTCGGTGCCCTCGCCGAATTCGGCATCGCCTGCGAGGTTGGCGTCGTCTCCGCCCACCGTATGCCCGAGGACATGGTCGCGTACGGTCGATCCGCCTCCGCGCGCGGCCTGCGCGTCATCATCGCGGGAGCCGGGGGAGCGGCCCACCTGCCCGGCATGCTCGCCGCACTCACCGAACTGCCCGTCATCGGCGTGCCCGTGCCCCTCAAGCACCTCGATGGCGTCGACTCCCTGCACTCCATCGTCCAGATGCCCGCGGGCGTGCCCGTCGCGACCGTGTCGATCGCAGGCGCGCGTAACGCGGGGCTGCTCGCTGCCCGGATCCTCGGAGCCGGCGAAGGGGAACGCGCCGGATCCCTGCGCGCCTCGATGCGCGACTTCCAGAAGGACCTACGCGACGTGGCCAGCGCAAAGGGGGCGGCTCTCGCCCAGCGTGTCTCGCAGGCTCGCTGA
- a CDS encoding 5-(carboxyamino)imidazole ribonucleotide synthase, which translates to MLTPPTVAVIGGGQLARMMQESAVALGINLRALVEASDGSTGQVTVDKAVGEPADLDAVRALIDGADVLTFEHEHIPAPTMEEAARLVSVQPPASALLYAQDKLAMRERLTEMGIPCPAWACVEDEAQLAEFGATIGWPLIVKTPRGGYDGHGVAVAHSPADVSSWWGNGLLLAEALVPFTGEVAALLARTPSGEIASWPVASTVQIDGVCAEVTAPAAGIRPETAAEAQRIGERIASELGVTGVLAVEMFVVGEGADERVLVNELAMRPHNTGHWTIDGAVTSQFEQHLRAVLDLPLGSTQLRAPGTHVVMVNLLGSSHAQPARALAAAFAAGGTGAKVHLYGKEVRPGRKLGHVTVVDADPALALERARAAVNALKGETPTS; encoded by the coding sequence ATGCTGACCCCTCCCACCGTTGCCGTCATCGGCGGCGGACAGCTCGCACGCATGATGCAGGAGAGCGCGGTCGCGCTCGGTATCAATCTTCGGGCCCTCGTCGAGGCCTCGGACGGCTCGACCGGTCAGGTGACCGTCGACAAAGCGGTGGGCGAGCCCGCCGACCTGGACGCGGTCCGCGCGCTGATCGACGGCGCGGACGTCCTCACGTTCGAGCACGAGCACATCCCGGCTCCCACGATGGAGGAGGCTGCCCGCCTCGTCTCCGTTCAACCCCCGGCCAGCGCCCTCCTGTACGCCCAGGACAAACTGGCCATGCGCGAGCGGCTCACCGAGATGGGCATCCCGTGCCCCGCATGGGCGTGCGTCGAGGACGAGGCACAGCTGGCCGAATTCGGCGCCACGATCGGATGGCCCCTCATTGTCAAGACCCCGCGCGGCGGATACGACGGGCACGGCGTGGCAGTCGCCCACAGCCCCGCGGACGTGTCCTCCTGGTGGGGCAACGGCCTCCTGCTGGCCGAGGCCCTGGTTCCCTTCACCGGCGAGGTGGCTGCCCTCCTCGCGCGCACCCCCTCGGGTGAGATCGCCTCGTGGCCCGTCGCCTCCACCGTGCAGATCGACGGCGTGTGCGCCGAGGTCACCGCTCCAGCCGCCGGCATCCGGCCCGAGACGGCCGCTGAGGCCCAGCGCATCGGTGAGCGCATCGCATCCGAGCTGGGTGTCACCGGCGTCCTCGCCGTGGAAATGTTCGTCGTCGGCGAGGGCGCGGACGAACGCGTCCTCGTCAACGAGCTCGCCATGCGCCCCCACAACACGGGACACTGGACCATCGATGGGGCCGTCACGAGCCAATTCGAGCAGCACCTGCGTGCCGTCCTCGACCTGCCGCTGGGCTCCACGCAGCTGCGCGCACCGGGCACGCATGTCGTCATGGTTAACCTGCTCGGCTCCTCCCACGCTCAGCCCGCGCGCGCCCTCGCGGCAGCCTTCGCAGCCGGGGGAACGGGAGCGAAGGTTCACCTCTATGGCAAGGAGGTGCGTCCCGGACGCAAGCTCGGCCACGTCACCGTCGTCGATGCAGATCCCGCCCTCGCTCTTGAGCGTGCTCGGGCAGCTGTCAACGCCCTGAAGGGCGAGACCCCCACCAGCTAA
- a CDS encoding HAMP domain-containing sensor histidine kinase: MRARAVRMIVSIVAVVCVLMGLPGAFFASASIWSSEQRSLDVQAQLILQNIERRRAVGEGNDPATLASLVADQANSRGNELGYRIKVPEANLVTNSKVFPGQTMTALASSPSGVSVQLTASASNALNRIAWTCAMFGGGMVASMVIGWVLARSLSRELSAPLIYLAAQAEQIGSGGVRARVEKSGIEEIDLVSEELARTGERMAGRLAAERQAAADASHQLRTPLTALSMRLEEIELISTEDEVRAEARTCLEQVERMTNVVTELLDVSKRETSQTEAIHILEVFNTAREEWEDQFEAAGRPLVFLDEAERPILADAGKLGQVLATLIENSLRYGGGTTRVWAHAGTSKRGVVIEVSDEGEGIDESLAPDIFHKGVSGHGSTGIGLALAHDLAQAMGGRLELKTNKPPVFTVSVAAIPASLDPDRVMPEGPLMSMGRRSRRF; the protein is encoded by the coding sequence ATGCGCGCTCGCGCGGTGAGGATGATCGTCTCCATCGTCGCCGTCGTGTGCGTGCTGATGGGCCTGCCCGGCGCCTTCTTCGCGTCGGCCTCCATCTGGTCATCCGAACAGCGCAGCCTTGATGTTCAGGCGCAGCTAATCCTCCAAAACATCGAGCGTAGGCGTGCCGTGGGGGAGGGGAACGACCCCGCAACCCTTGCCTCGCTCGTAGCGGATCAGGCGAACAGCCGCGGGAACGAACTCGGCTACCGCATTAAGGTTCCCGAGGCCAACCTCGTCACCAACAGCAAGGTGTTTCCGGGGCAGACCATGACCGCCCTGGCCTCGTCTCCGAGCGGCGTTTCCGTGCAGCTCACAGCGTCGGCGTCGAATGCTCTGAACCGCATCGCGTGGACGTGTGCGATGTTCGGCGGCGGCATGGTTGCTTCCATGGTGATCGGTTGGGTGCTCGCGCGCTCCCTGTCGCGTGAGCTCTCGGCCCCACTCATCTACCTGGCCGCCCAGGCCGAGCAGATCGGCTCCGGCGGCGTGCGCGCCCGCGTAGAGAAGTCAGGCATCGAAGAGATCGACCTGGTCTCCGAAGAACTCGCTCGCACCGGTGAACGTATGGCGGGCCGACTCGCAGCCGAGCGACAGGCTGCCGCCGACGCCTCCCACCAGCTGCGCACGCCGCTGACCGCCCTGTCCATGCGCCTGGAGGAAATCGAACTCATCTCCACAGAGGACGAGGTGCGCGCCGAAGCCCGCACCTGCCTCGAACAGGTGGAACGCATGACCAACGTGGTCACGGAGCTGCTCGACGTTTCCAAACGCGAGACCAGTCAGACAGAGGCCATTCACATTCTCGAGGTCTTCAACACTGCGCGCGAGGAGTGGGAGGACCAATTCGAGGCGGCGGGACGTCCCCTCGTTTTCCTCGACGAGGCCGAGCGTCCGATCCTGGCCGATGCCGGAAAGCTCGGGCAGGTCCTGGCGACCCTCATCGAAAACTCGCTGCGCTACGGCGGCGGGACCACGCGCGTGTGGGCGCACGCGGGCACCTCCAAGCGCGGCGTCGTCATTGAGGTGAGCGACGAAGGCGAGGGCATCGACGAGTCCCTGGCCCCCGACATCTTCCATAAGGGCGTCTCCGGCCACGGGTCGACGGGTATCGGCCTGGCCCTGGCCCACGACCTCGCCCAGGCGATGGGCGGGCGTCTCGAGCTCAAGACGAACAAGCCGCCGGTCTTCACCGTGTCGGTCGCCGCGATCCCCGCGTCCCTCGACCCCGATCGCGTGATGCCCGAAGGTCCCCTCATGTCCATGGGACGCCGCTCGCGGCGCTTCTAG
- a CDS encoding response regulator transcription factor: MTTVLLVEDDPAISEPLARALGREGYDVRAHATGAEALADVRGVDLVVLDLGLPDMDGLDVAREIRSSGNRVPILILTARTDEVDMVVGLDAGADDYVTKPFRLAELLARVRALLRRQAAEPVEGELRAQDIRMDVAAHRAFVGDVELSLTAKEFDLLRVLLREAGSVVARDTLMREVWGSDPTGSTKTLDMHVSWLRRKLGDDATDPHYITTVRGMGFRFENAR; the protein is encoded by the coding sequence GTGACTACAGTTCTCCTCGTTGAAGACGATCCGGCCATCTCCGAGCCCCTCGCCCGTGCGCTGGGCAGGGAAGGCTACGACGTGCGCGCACACGCGACAGGCGCTGAAGCCCTCGCAGATGTTCGCGGCGTTGACCTGGTCGTCCTGGACCTCGGCCTGCCCGACATGGATGGCCTGGATGTCGCCCGCGAGATCCGCTCCTCCGGCAACCGAGTCCCGATTCTGATCCTCACTGCGCGCACGGACGAAGTCGACATGGTCGTCGGCCTGGACGCGGGCGCAGACGACTACGTGACGAAGCCCTTCCGCCTCGCGGAGCTCCTGGCTCGCGTGCGGGCACTCCTGCGTCGCCAGGCTGCCGAACCTGTCGAGGGTGAGCTGCGCGCTCAGGACATTCGCATGGATGTCGCCGCGCATCGCGCCTTCGTGGGCGATGTTGAGCTTAGCCTGACGGCCAAGGAATTCGACCTGCTGCGCGTGCTCCTGCGCGAGGCCGGTTCCGTCGTTGCTCGCGACACCCTCATGCGTGAGGTGTGGGGCTCGGATCCGACCGGCTCCACGAAGACACTCGACATGCACGTGTCGTGGCTGCGTCGCAAGCTCGGTGACGACGCGACCGACCCGCACTACATCACGACCGTGCGCGGAATGGGATTCCGCTTCGAGAACGCTCGCTGA
- a CDS encoding adenylate/guanylate cyclase domain-containing protein produces MDEHAASSPATPDELTATSYVPQLLGGHLTYSARDLAEMTNTPIERVFRFWIALGFQAPTADDKVFSQRDLEVFSRWHDLVESGGIDTATSRSLLRANAHLADRLALWQFEALVEDSMRRLMLDDTTARMYVLDHMREYIDVFQEMFTYAWRRQLEATLSRFDREVSQRGHEERHNRFPLNRCLGFVDMVSYTSSSTILGDALVGLIERFEEESRNAVIEEGGRVVKMIGDAVLYIADDLPTGLRVATALIERLNADDEMLPVRASFVRGDVFSRSGDVFGPTVNLASRLVDIAPVGKILTDPTTAAAIAAGEVGDGYELEEFPTADLRGFGPVSPYLLSSVVK; encoded by the coding sequence ATGGATGAGCACGCGGCTTCGTCCCCTGCAACTCCTGATGAACTGACCGCAACAAGCTACGTTCCTCAGCTTCTCGGTGGTCATTTGACGTATTCGGCCCGCGATCTCGCGGAGATGACGAATACGCCTATCGAGCGCGTTTTTCGTTTCTGGATTGCCCTTGGCTTCCAGGCTCCCACCGCAGACGACAAGGTTTTCTCTCAGCGCGACCTGGAAGTTTTCAGTCGCTGGCATGACCTCGTCGAATCCGGTGGCATTGACACGGCAACCTCGCGCTCTCTCCTGCGTGCCAACGCTCACCTGGCCGATCGCCTTGCCCTGTGGCAGTTCGAAGCGCTGGTCGAGGATTCAATGCGTCGTCTGATGCTTGATGACACGACGGCCCGCATGTACGTGCTGGACCATATGCGCGAGTACATCGACGTCTTCCAGGAGATGTTCACATACGCCTGGCGGCGTCAGCTTGAGGCAACCCTGTCCCGTTTTGATCGCGAGGTGTCCCAACGGGGGCACGAGGAGCGGCATAACCGATTCCCGCTCAACCGCTGCCTCGGCTTTGTCGACATGGTGTCCTACACGTCGTCCTCGACTATCCTCGGTGATGCCCTCGTGGGTCTCATTGAGCGCTTCGAGGAGGAGAGCCGTAACGCTGTCATTGAGGAGGGGGGTCGCGTCGTCAAGATGATTGGTGACGCCGTCCTCTACATCGCCGATGACCTGCCGACCGGTCTGCGCGTGGCCACTGCCCTCATCGAGAGGCTGAACGCCGACGATGAGATGCTGCCCGTTCGAGCATCCTTCGTGCGCGGAGATGTCTTCTCGCGATCGGGTGACGTCTTCGGACCCACGGTGAACCTCGCGTCTCGCCTCGTGGACATTGCTCCGGTGGGTAAGATCCTTACCGATCCGACCACGGCTGCCGCCATTGCTGCTGGTGAGGTCGGCGACGGCTACGAACTCGAAGAGTTCCCAACCGCGGACTTGCGCGGTTTCGGCCCTGTCTCGCCCTACCTGCTCTCAAGCGTTGTTAAATAA